A genomic window from Bacillus rossius redtenbacheri isolate Brsri chromosome 7, Brsri_v3, whole genome shotgun sequence includes:
- the LOC134533944 gene encoding myosin-2 essential light chain isoform X1, protein MASYSEDQLAEFQEAFNLFDSRGDNKIHVNQIGDVLRALGQNPTESDVKKFTHQHKPDERISFDVFLPIYQAISKSRTSDTADDFIEGLRHFDKDGNGYISSAELRHLLTTLGEKLTDEEVEQLLAGQEDSQGNINYEDFVRMVMCG, encoded by the exons ATG GCTTCCTACTCCGAGGACCAGTTGGCTG AGTTCCAAGAGGCATTCAACTTATTTGATTCACGTGGTGACAATAAGATTCATGTGAATCAGATAGGGGATGTGCTGAGGGCACTGGGACAGAATCCGACCGAATCTGATGTGAAAAAATTCACTCACCAGCACAAACCAG ATGAGCGTATAAGTTTTGACGTGTTTCTACCCATCTACCAAGCCATCTCAAAGAGCCGGACGTCAGACACAGCTGATGACTTCATAGAAGGCCTGCGTCACTTCGACAAAGATGGCAATGGCTACATATCGTCTGCAGAGCTCAGGCATCTGCTGACAACTCTTG GCGAGAAGCTGACGGACGAGGAAGTGGAACAGCTGCTGGCCGGCCAGGAAGACTCGCAGGGCAACATCAACTACGAGGACTTTGTCAGGATGGTCATGTGTGGTTAG
- the LOC134533945 gene encoding uncharacterized protein LOC134533945 isoform X1, with translation MSNRKARTKRKRERTIAEYEYDFSIVKDIGTDGTAINQIKFMAMLGLHPAEATSSNMVLVSTGYSVSHAVETTCVRRHVRVQVTHLQEAHWVVSWRVGVLQVPYSNLFHKHRRRHLRQTLRALSQKFQNPILIVYKENLTPNCLNTHESQVNKAVTMYTTSSPQDTAVRLANLAREEKENGHGLYSFNQTETGTKQFQFYHNLPGINILMALRLARKFPFVGHFLKRCKTVKDVQAVTGVSMPSALSLLKALK, from the exons ATGTCAAATAGAAAAGCAAGAAcaaaaagaaagagagagaggactATTGCTGAATATGAGTAC GATTTCTCAATAGTCAAAGATATTGGCACTGATGGCACCGccattaaccaaataaaatttatGGCCATGCTTGGATTACATCCTGCC GAAGCGACGTCGTCCAACATGGTGCTAGTATCTACAGGTTATTCAGTGTCGCACGCGGTCGAGACAACGTGCGTGAGGAGACACGTACGTGTGCAAGTCACCCACCTTCAGGAGGCGCACTGGGTCGTCAGCTGGAGAGTCGGCGTGCTGCAGGTTCCTTACTCAA ATCTGTTCCACAAACACAGGAGAAGGCACCTGCGACAAACTCTGCGGGCATTGAGTCAAAAATTCCAAAACCCAATACTCATTGTCTATAAAGAAAATTTGACTCCAAATTGCTTGAATACTCATGAGTCTCAAGTGAACAAAGCAGTAACAATGTACACCACCTCATCGCCAC AAGACACTGCAGTACGACTAGCCAATTTGGCCAGAGAAGAGAAAGAAAATGGCCATGGTTTATACAGTTTCAACCAAACAGAAACTGGCACTAAG CAATTTCAGTTCTACCACAACCTGCCCGGCATAAACATCCTCATGGCACTGCGCCTTGCTCGCAAGTTTCCGTTCGTGGGTCACTTTCTCAAAAG atgcaAGACAGTAAAAGATGTACAAGCAGTAACTGGGGTGAGCATGCCTTCGGCACTGAGCCTGCTGAAAGCTCTGAAGTAA
- the LOC134533945 gene encoding uncharacterized protein LOC134533945 isoform X2 has product MAMLGLHPAEATSSNMVLVSTGYSVSHAVETTCVRRHVRVQVTHLQEAHWVVSWRVGVLQVPYSNLFHKHRRRHLRQTLRALSQKFQNPILIVYKENLTPNCLNTHESQVNKAVTMYTTSSPQDTAVRLANLAREEKENGHGLYSFNQTETGTKQFQFYHNLPGINILMALRLARKFPFVGHFLKRCKTVKDVQAVTGVSMPSALSLLKALK; this is encoded by the exons atGGCCATGCTTGGATTACATCCTGCC GAAGCGACGTCGTCCAACATGGTGCTAGTATCTACAGGTTATTCAGTGTCGCACGCGGTCGAGACAACGTGCGTGAGGAGACACGTACGTGTGCAAGTCACCCACCTTCAGGAGGCGCACTGGGTCGTCAGCTGGAGAGTCGGCGTGCTGCAGGTTCCTTACTCAA ATCTGTTCCACAAACACAGGAGAAGGCACCTGCGACAAACTCTGCGGGCATTGAGTCAAAAATTCCAAAACCCAATACTCATTGTCTATAAAGAAAATTTGACTCCAAATTGCTTGAATACTCATGAGTCTCAAGTGAACAAAGCAGTAACAATGTACACCACCTCATCGCCAC AAGACACTGCAGTACGACTAGCCAATTTGGCCAGAGAAGAGAAAGAAAATGGCCATGGTTTATACAGTTTCAACCAAACAGAAACTGGCACTAAG CAATTTCAGTTCTACCACAACCTGCCCGGCATAAACATCCTCATGGCACTGCGCCTTGCTCGCAAGTTTCCGTTCGTGGGTCACTTTCTCAAAAG atgcaAGACAGTAAAAGATGTACAAGCAGTAACTGGGGTGAGCATGCCTTCGGCACTGAGCCTGCTGAAAGCTCTGAAGTAA
- the LOC134533944 gene encoding myosin-2 essential light chain isoform X2, translating to MYGYEITNRVMTSVEEFQEAFNLFDSRGDNKIHVNQIGDVLRALGQNPTESDVKKFTHQHKPDERISFDVFLPIYQAISKSRTSDTADDFIEGLRHFDKDGNGYISSAELRHLLTTLGEKLTDEEVEQLLAGQEDSQGNINYEDFVRMVMCG from the exons ATGTATGGGTATGAAATTACAAATAGGGTAATGACGTCAGTGGAAG AGTTCCAAGAGGCATTCAACTTATTTGATTCACGTGGTGACAATAAGATTCATGTGAATCAGATAGGGGATGTGCTGAGGGCACTGGGACAGAATCCGACCGAATCTGATGTGAAAAAATTCACTCACCAGCACAAACCAG ATGAGCGTATAAGTTTTGACGTGTTTCTACCCATCTACCAAGCCATCTCAAAGAGCCGGACGTCAGACACAGCTGATGACTTCATAGAAGGCCTGCGTCACTTCGACAAAGATGGCAATGGCTACATATCGTCTGCAGAGCTCAGGCATCTGCTGACAACTCTTG GCGAGAAGCTGACGGACGAGGAAGTGGAACAGCTGCTGGCCGGCCAGGAAGACTCGCAGGGCAACATCAACTACGAGGACTTTGTCAGGATGGTCATGTGTGGTTAG